The genomic interval TACCAACTGCGGAACGTGACATGTTCTTGAAACGTACCGACCAGGCAAAGAAAAAATTCCATTCAGGTAGGTGAAATGAAAAAAAAGAACACAGGGGGGTATTGATTTACTTTGCTGTGAATACACGGACTCGATACACATCACTAAGGCACTTTATGCAATACAAAAAGCACTCTCTCCAATTTGATAACCAAAAGAAAAATGGCAGTATAGCGGACAAGTTTATGTCATCTGACATGAACATATCCGAGAGAAGTCGCGATCAAGACAGTGTGGTATTTCGAAAAAAAATCTATAGGAAAGATATAATAATATCATAAGGGATTGCAGATTGTCGACCAGAAGGTAGTGCTGCGTGTCATAATAACAGCGCTATGCTATAGGGTCGACTTGGGTCTCGAGATAGCAATTCTTGTTGGATAGTCAGAATGAGGTGGAAAAATTATTCAATGTTTCAAGCGTGATTTGAATGACCTAGACCACTATATGGAAACATACAAAAATACAAGGGGAGCCAAAAAAGACTGGATGGATCGAAATTCTCTTCGTGTGCAAAAAACGATATGAAAATCAGTCTGAGGATAGATGCTAATGAGTGGTTTTGCGAAAAGAACTTGCGTGGATTGGCCCAGAAGGTTTTTTATTAGTTTTGTTGACAAGGAACTTTTTTGTGATTTATTCGCTGAAACTGGTACAAAGGGGATGACTGGTGCTTCCTGTTGTGTAGGAAGTGCCCAGATTTTATTGTTTTAAGTTCGTTCTGAGAAGAGAATTCTTCTGTGAGAGTGCCCTAATGTGAACAGAAAACTGAAATGATCAAGACGTGTTACGTGAGTTGTGCAACAAGGCAGGAATATTTTTTGTCTATAAAAACAAATTTAGTATGTTAAGCGGATAATCACGAAGTTCCTATCATTCGACACCTTCGATGGGAACCTCTTCTTCTTCGGTCTTCTTCAGAATATCATCGAAAAAGCCATATATTCTGGTGCGAATGTCCGTTGGGGTGCTGTCCAGGCATAGGGCAAGTTCGGTTGTGATCAACTGAAGCGCTTGCTCCAGCAATCGACGTTCCCCGAAGGACAATTCCTTATCCTTGCCGATCAAGATCAATTCCTTCAGGACATAAGCGACGTCCTGGAGATTTTCACTCTTCAGTTTTTCAGAATATTCCCGATACCTGCGATTCCAGTTCTGTCCGGTATACCCGGTAAAGTCGGATCGATCACGGATATATTCCAGCATCTCCTCACCCTGTTGACTTGTGCACAACGGGCGCAGGCCGACATTGGTGGCATTATGGACCGGGACCATGACCATGATATTATTATTCAATATTCGAATCACGTACAGGTTGGTCGGACAACCCCCGATTTCTTGACTTTCAATCTTCTCGATTTTTCCGACACCTTGTGCCGGGTAAACCACCAAATCGTTAACCGAGAACACGTTCATAACTCCTGATATGGGGTACCACGCCAGAAAACTTCCTAATGACTTTTTTCACAATATCCTGAAAAGGAGAAAGAGTCCATGGTTTTTTGGTAAAAAAGAAATTCAAAGCAGATTTAGGGACTGGTCCTGGCCGGTTCGTGATTTCTTTCTTTGTTTGGAATGCAGTTCCTGCATTCCATCAGCCAATCCTTTCTCGCAAAAAATTCGAATCGCACTGACAGCTGTAGCTAATGCCTCTGTGAGTTCGCTTTTCGATTCAGCGGCGAAGTTGCGCAGGACATAGGCTGCCGGATCATGTCCTGATGGCGGTCGTCCGATTCCGAGACGTAATCGAGGAAAATCAGTTGTGCCCAGTGCTTGGCTTATGGAGAGCAATCCTTTGTGACCTGCAGCACCGCCGCCGATTTTAAACCGAAGTGAACCTGCTTGCAGATCCAGTTCATCATGAACCACCAGGATCTGCTCCGGGGGAATGCGGTACCAGCGAGCCAGTGGCCCGACAGCATCACCACTACGGTTCATGTACGTTTGGGGCTTGAGTGCCAGCCATGCTGCACCGGCAATGTCGCCTCGCCGCAGCTCACACTTTGCGACAGGGGCTCTCATGGGGTGCCAGCGTTCCGGTGATGCAGCGAACAGGGCGTCCATTGCGAGAAAACCCATGTTGTGAGGAGTTTGCAGATATTCAGGACCTGGATTGCCAAGTCCTACAATAAGCCCGCGAAAAGCTCGGCTATGCATTTGAAGTCGTTGGGGTAACCGGAAGGGAACAGGTTAGACAACCCTGGCGCAAACTCACGAGGCGAATATTGTTCACGGAAAGCAGGAAAACTCCCCACCGCACCAAGATGAATTTAGTATGGCGGTGGGGAGAGGCCTACTCAGCTGCTTCAGCTTCTTTTTCTTCGGACTCACTATCCGAAGCGGATGGGCTGACAACACCGACAACGGCAAAGTTATCATCAAAGACAAACTCGACACTTTCAG from Desulfonatronum thioautotrophicum carries:
- the pth gene encoding aminoacyl-tRNA hydrolase produces the protein MHSRAFRGLIVGLGNPGPEYLQTPHNMGFLAMDALFAASPERWHPMRAPVAKCELRRGDIAGAAWLALKPQTYMNRSGDAVGPLARWYRIPPEQILVVHDELDLQAGSLRFKIGGGAAGHKGLLSISQALGTTDFPRLRLGIGRPPSGHDPAAYVLRNFAAESKSELTEALATAVSAIRIFCEKGLADGMQELHSKQRKKSRTGQDQSLNLL
- a CDS encoding CarD family transcriptional regulator; translation: MFSVNDLVVYPAQGVGKIEKIESQEIGGCPTNLYVIRILNNNIMVMVPVHNATNVGLRPLCTSQQGEEMLEYIRDRSDFTGYTGQNWNRRYREYSEKLKSENLQDVAYVLKELILIGKDKELSFGERRLLEQALQLITTELALCLDSTPTDIRTRIYGFFDDILKKTEEEEVPIEGVE